One genomic region from Dermacentor variabilis isolate Ectoservices chromosome 6, ASM5094787v1, whole genome shotgun sequence encodes:
- the LOC142585039 gene encoding uncharacterized protein LOC142585039: protein MVRAMRLVLLALVIAVASCENDLEFRLQLIYEAVDSALDKPQVNRLVLSAMRMLNVDSKDTAIMDECYSKGNKDIHTMRVCYTDATGISVNGVCNKEGIEKYVSSRMGHIPEFFRDLTMDLVGCSCFKKMEEWVQCSSAAVFRMLHRACKMLPERE from the exons ATGGTCCGAGCAATGAGGTTGGTCCTGTTGGCTTTGGTCATCGCCGTTGCTTCTTGCGAGAATGACCTGG AATTCCGGCTGCAGCTCATTTACGAGGCGGTCGACAGCGCATTGGACAAACCGCAAGTTAATCGGCTCGTGCTTTCGGCTATGCGAATGTTGAACGTCGATTCCAAG GACACGGCGATTATGGATGAGTGCTACTCTAAAGGAAACAAAGATATACACACG ATGAGAGTATGCTATACCGACGCAACTGGAATC TCCGTTAATGGTGTATGCAACAAGGAAGGTATCGAGAAATACGTCAGCAGCCGCATGGGTCACATTCCTGAATTCTTCCGTGACCTTACCATGGACCTGGTCGGCTGCAGCTGCTTCAAGAAG ATGGAAGAGTGGGTCCAGTGTTCGAGCGCAGCTGTGTTCAGG ATGCTTCACAGGGCCTGCAAGATGCTGCCCGAAAGAGAATAA
- the LOC142584323 gene encoding uncharacterized protein LOC142584323, protein MVGCLQSKKFVLNSLLVLVLSAASSQKEVKITFEAVDVDVHARFGVLVIADDSGDENELSPELPSEPTHGRFKRADEDDGGGMGEHGGAHGHHGAAGHTGHEEFSFEERPVVVTYEGGAGETGVPETGVGYEMNRGPGGGGGITSMGGGSRRYLTPTSGSGGSVRLGRIVYGGGGGLRPGYGMVGTQLGTGMSGGRFAYGLQPALATSGLALQGGPAMSISGTQLGLGGTRLGLGGSRLGILGTGAGSGIGYGFQPGVGYGLMQQGMPALSTMGTRFMGGSPGVLYSGAARGGSGIYGGGIGLAPAYQGGYRLGGGQMGTMALRNGYGGSFGGARMAMPNVGGYSIRNGMGMGGLGGVRNVGGSSLGLGSGLGGSLGNLGSGVGYRRIGLGETGGSGGMSMGGLRSGSLGMNMGGGRGSVGGGGLRGGSIGLGNNGQSYGGSLGMNGASLGGRMGGIGSGRSMGGSLSGGSRGGSLGLSGGSAGRGGGLGIGARGGSGSAMGASGGLGSGGLGVGMRGGGARGSMDTSGSLGGGSLGSGAGLGSGGGGLGMKGGSLRMGGGGGSSGLGVGIKGGSGRSLGSGLGGGSLGVGGSGNSGGLGMGLTGGSGGGLGGRLSSGGMKLGGGTGGLGHSGSLGAGLKGGGLDVQGGSLGMGGGTGMGLKGGSSLAGGLKGGALGGGTGVGGGGLSSLGGGASGGLSGLAKEGGVGLGLKGGSGLGLKDGASLAGGLKGGSLGGGLGVGHERGASDGLGVKEGGGLGGALGAGGGGTGLGLKGGSLGGSAGGGHTGLGGAASGGLGVKEGGAMGGGLGAGASGGGVVGDKGGHGLGVSGSASGVQGELGVGGNAGR, encoded by the coding sequence ATGGTAGGATGCCTTCAGAGCAAGAAGTTCGTACTCAATTCACTTCTTGTCCTAGTGCTTTCTGCGGCAAGCTCTCAAAAGGAAGTCAAGATAACGTTCGAGGCAGTGGACGTGGACGTTCACGCACGCTTTGGAGTGCTCGTCATCGCAGACGACAGCGGTGACGAAAATGAACTTTCACCGGAGTTGCCTTCAGAACCGACCCACGGCCGCTTCAAGAGAGCCGACGAAGACGATGGAGGTGGCATGGGAGAACACGGCGGTGCCCACGGACATCATGGCGCAGCGGGTCACACCGGACACGAAGAGTTCTCATTCGAAGAAAGACCCGTCGTAGTCACCTATGAAGGAGGTGCCGGCGAAACGGGAGTACCAGAAACGGGTGTCGGCTACGAAATGAACAGAGGCCCCGGAGGAGGTGGTGGTATAACGTCCATGGGCGGTGGCAGCAGGCGCTACCTGACACCGACTTCTGGCAGCGGTGGAAGTGTTCGTTTAGGACGCATTGTgtacggcggcggtggtggcttgcGTCCGGGCTACGGCATGGTAGGAACTCAATTGGGAACTGGTATGAGCGGCGGCCGCTTTGCTTACGGCCTTCAACCAGCACTGGCGACGAGTGGACTAGCGTTACAGGGAGGACCAGCGATGAGCATCTCCGGGACTCAGCTCGGACTGGGAGGCACAAGACTCGGCTTGGGCGGGAGTAGACTAGGTATCTTAGGCACTGGCGCTGGCAGCGGGATAGGCTATGGCTTCCAACCGGGAGTAGGCTACGGACTAATGCAACAGGGAATGCCTGCCTTGTCTACAATGGGCACTCGCTTTATGGGGGGGTCACCAGGAGTTCTCTACTCTGGCGCTGCTAGAGGAGGTTCGGGTATCTACGGAGGTGGCATAGGCTTAGCGCCTGCATACCAAGGTGGATACAGGTTAGGCGGTGGTCAGATGGGGACTATGGCCCTAAGAAATGGTTATGGAGGTAGCTTCGGTGGTGCTAGAATGGCCATGCCGAATGTCGGAGGCTACAGTATCCGCAATGGGATGGGTATGGGTGGGCTTGGAGGTGTCCGAAATGTCGGTGGTAGCTCACTTGGTCTTGGTAGTGGCTTGGGTGGTTCTTTAGGAAATCTGGGTAGCGGTGTCGGATATAGACGCATCGGTCTAGGTGAAACAGGAGGAAGCGGTGGTATGTCCATGGGTGGGCTAAGAAGCGGCTCTCTTGGCATGAATATGGGCGGTGGCAGAGGATCAGTTGGTGGTGGTGGATTGAGAGGGGGATCGATTGGTCTTGGAAACAATGGACAGAGCTATGGCGGCTCTCTTGGCATGAACGGCGCCTCTCTTGGTGGCAGAATGGGCGGAATAGGATCTGGTAGAAGCATGGGAGGTAGTCTGTCGGGAGGATCTCGCGGTGGATCTCTAGGGTTGAGTGGTGGTAGTGCGGGACGTGGGGGAGGTCTTGGTATAGGAGCCCGAGGCGGTTCTGGTAGTGCAATGGGTGCAAGCGGCGGGCTCGGATCTGGTGGCCTCGGCGTCGGAATGAGAGGTGGCGGAGCTAGAGGGTCTATGGACACCAGTGGTAGCCTTGGGGGAGGCTCGCTTGGAAGTGGCGCGGGACTCGGTTCGGGTGGAGGAGGACTGGGGATGAAAGGCGGCTCCCTACGTATGGGAGGAGGCGGTGGTTCTAGCGGCCTGGGAGTTGGAATAAAAGGAGGTTCTGGAAGATCACTCGGCAGCGGACTCGGCGGTGGTTCTCTGGGAGTAGGTGGTAGTGGGAATTCTGGTGGCTTGGGAATGGGCCTCACAGGTGGTTCTGGAGGGGGACTAGGTGGCAGACTCAGTAGTGGCGGCATGAAATTGGGTGGAGGCACAGGCGGGCTTGGACACAGCGGATCACTTGGTGCGGGACTCAAGGGCGGTGGTCTGGATGTGCAAGGCGGCAGTCTGGGCATGGGTGGCGGCACTGGCATGGGGCTCAAAGGCGGCTCTTCGCTCGCCGGGGGTCTGAAAGGAGGGGCCTTGGGTGGTGGGACAGGTGTTGGAGGCGGTGGACTCTCCAGTCTTGGAGGTGGTGCCTCAGGTGGCCTCAGTGGTTTGGCCAAGGAGGGAGGCGTAGGACTAGGATTGAAGGGTGGTTCAGGTCTTGGACTGAAAGATGGCGCATCGCTAGCCGGTGGTCTGAAAGGAGGGTCTTTAGGTGGCGGCTTAGGTGTTGGTCATGAAAGAGGTGCCTCTGACGGGCTAGGTGTGAAAGAAGGTGGAGGATTAGGCGGTGCCCTGGGTGCTGGGGGCGGTGGTACTGGATTAGGACTCAAAGGCGGCTCCTTGGGCGGTAGTGCAGGTGGCGGACACACTGGCCTAGGAGGAGCTGCATCCGGTGGCCTCGGTGTCAAAGAAGGCGGCGCGATGGGTGGAGGTCTTGGAGCTGGTGCCAGTGGAGGTGGAGTGGTCGGGGACAAGGGCGGTCATGGTCTAGGTGTAAGTGGTAGCGCTAGCGGAGTACAAGGAGAATTAGGTGTCGGTGGTAATGCCGGTCGCTAA